A genomic stretch from Orcinus orca chromosome 14, mOrcOrc1.1, whole genome shotgun sequence includes:
- the LOC101271413 gene encoding LOW QUALITY PROTEIN: stress-70 protein, mitochondrial-like (The sequence of the model RefSeq protein was modified relative to this genomic sequence to represent the inferred CDS: deleted 2 bases in 2 codons): MISTSRAAVARLVGAAASRGPPAARHQDGWNGFSHETFRIVSRRDYASEAIKGAAVGTDLGTTNSCVAVMEGNKAKVLENAEGARTTPSVVAFTADGERLVGVPAKRQAVTNPNNTFYATKRLIGRRYDDPEVQKDIKNVPFKIVRASKGDAWVEAHGKLYSPSQIGAFVLMKMEETAENYLGHTAKDAVITVPVYFSDSQRQATKDAGQISGLNVLRVINEPTAAVLAYGLDKSEDKIIVVYDLGDGTFDISMLEIQKGVFEVKSTNGDTFLGGEDFDQALLRHIVKEFKRETGVDLTKDNMALQRVREAAEKAECELSSSVQTDINLPHLTMDASGPKHLNMKLTGVQFEGIVTDLIRRTIAPCQKAMQDAEASKSDIGEVILVGGMTRMPKVQQTVQDLFGQAPSKAVSPDEAVAIGAAIQGGVLAGDVTDVLLLDVTPLSLGIETLGGVFTKLINRNTTIPTKKSQVFSTAADGQTQVEIKVCQGEREMAGDNRFLGQFTLIGIPPAPRGVPPIEVTFDIDANGIVHVSAKDKGTGREQQSVIQSSGGLSKDDIENMVKNAEKYVEEDRRKKERVEAVNMAEGIIHDTETKMEEFKDQLPADECHKLKEEISKMRELLARKDSETGENIRQAASSLQQASLKLFEMAYKKMASEREGSKLESKGQHIMMLGSEGIS, from the exons ATGATAAGCACCAGCCGAGCCGCAGTAGCCCGTCTTGTCGGCGCCGCAGCCTCTCGGGGC CCCCCAGCCGCCCGCCACCAGGATGGCTGGAATGGCTTTAGTCATGAAACTTTTAGAATTGTTTCAAGGCGGGACTATGCATCAGAAGCGATCAAGGGAGCAGCTGTTGGTACTGATTTGGGTACCACCAACTCCTGTGTGGCAGTTATGGAAGGT AACAAAGCAAAGGTGCTAGAGAATGCTGAAGGGGCCAGAACCACCCCTTCAGTTGTAGCCTTTACAGCGGATGGTGAGCGACTTGTTGGCGTGCCGGCCAAGCGACAGGCTGTCACCAACCCAAACAACACATTCTATGCTACCAAGCGTCTCATTGGCCGGCGATATGATGACCCAGAAGttcaaaaagacattaaaaatgttccttttaaaattgtCCGTGCCTCTAAAGGCGATGCCTGGGTTGAAGCTCATGGAAAACTCTATTCCCCGAGTCAGATTGGAGCATTTGTGTTGATGAAGATGGAAGAGACTGCAGAAAATTACTTGGGGCATACAGCAAAAGATGCTGTGATCACTGTCCCAGTGTATTTCAGTGACTCTCAGAGACAGGCCACTAAGGATGCTGGCCAGATATCTGGACTAAATGTGCTTCGGGTAATTAATGAACCCACAGCAGCTGTTCTTGCCTACGGTCTAGACAAATCAGAAGACAAAATCATTGTCGTATATGATTTAGGTGATGGAACTTTTGATATTTCCATGCTGGAAATTCAGAAAGGAGTATTTGAGGTGAAATCCACCAATGGAGACACGTTTTTAGGTGGTGAAGACTTCGACCAGGCCTTGCTGCGTCACATTGTGAAGGAGTTCAAAAGAGAGACAGGGGTTGATTTGACCAAAGACAACATGGCGCTTCAAAGGGTTCGGGAAGCCGCTGAGAAGGCCGAGTGTGAACTCTCTTCATCTGTGCAGACTGACATCAATTTGCCACACCTTACGATGGATGCTTCTGGGCCCAAGCATTTGAATATGAAGCTGACCGGGGTTCAGTTTGAGGGGATTGTTACTGATCTAATCAGAAGGACCATAGCTCCATGCCAAAAAGCCATGCAAGATGCAGAAGCCAGCAAAAGTGACATAGGAGAAGTGATTCTGGTTGGTGGCATGACTAGGATGCCCAAGGTTCAGCAGACTGTGCAGGATCTCTTTGGTCAAGCCCCAAGTAAAGCTGTCAGTCCTGATGAGGCTGTGGCCATTGGAGCTGCCATTCAGGGAGGTGTGCTGGCTGGTGATGTCACAGATGTGCTACTCTTGGATGTCACTCCCCTGTCTCTGGGTATTGAGACTCTGGGAGGTGTCTTCACCAAGCTTATTAACAGGAACACCACTATTCCAACCAAGAAGAGCCAGGTGTTTTCTACAGCTGCTGATGGACAGACTCAAGTGGAGATTAAAGTGTGTcagggtgagagagagatggCTGGAGACAACAGATTTCTTGGACAGTTTACTTTGATTGGGATTCCCCCAGCCCCTCGTGGAGTCCCTCCGATTGAAGTTACATTTGACATTGATGCCAATGGGATTGTACATGTTTCTGCCAAAGATAAGGGTACAGGACGCGAGCAGCAGAGTGTGATCCAGTCTTCCGGTGGGTTAAGCAAAGATGATATTGAAAATATGGTTAAAAATGCAGAGAAGTATGTTGAGGAAGACCGGCGAAAGAAGGAACGAGTTGAAGCAGTTAATATGGCTGAAGGAATCATTCATGACACAGAAACCAAGATGGAAGAATTCAAGGACCAATTGCCTGCTGATGAGTGCCACAAGCTAAAAGAAGAGATTTCCAAAATGAGGGAGCTCCTCGCTCGAAAAGACAGTGAAACAGGAGAAAACATAAGGCAGGCAGCATCTTCCCTTCAGCAAGCATCATTGAAGCTCTTCGAAATGGCATACAAAAAGATGGCATCTGAGCGGGAAGGCAGTAAACTGGAGTCGAAAGGACAACATATTATGATGCTTGGGAGTGAAGGGATTTCCTGA